A window of Clavibacter phaseoli contains these coding sequences:
- a CDS encoding ABC transporter permease — protein MSTDTRPRRTSLLAGLVRRQWFGGVVAIVLLLLVNVVKDPGYLAVSMSPTTGYFVGNLIDIARAAAPILMIAVGMCLVIATGGIDLSVGSIMVVAGAVSMEFLNAQGAPDSLGAAAAAFGLAILVSAVLGAVNGILVSVVGLQPFISTLVVMLAGRGLAKVITGGQNTAATNEPFRWVANGYVFGLPVVFLFAIAIVIAVGLLVRRSALGLMIEAIGMDPKAARLAGISRRGLLLTAYVSSGILAGVAGVFATASVMTVDTSRTGYQLELDAILAVVIGGTSLAGGKFNIAGAAVGAILIATLDKTVVFLGVSSSATPAFKAIVIVALCLLQSERVRSAFSHRRETRRPAPQKESIPA, from the coding sequence ATGAGCACCGATACCCGGCCGAGAAGGACCTCGCTCCTGGCCGGCCTCGTCCGCCGGCAGTGGTTCGGGGGCGTGGTCGCGATCGTCCTCCTCCTTCTGGTCAACGTGGTGAAGGATCCCGGATATCTGGCGGTCTCGATGAGCCCGACCACCGGATACTTCGTCGGCAACCTGATCGACATCGCCCGCGCGGCGGCACCGATCCTGATGATCGCGGTCGGGATGTGCCTCGTGATCGCTACGGGCGGCATCGACCTGTCGGTCGGCTCCATCATGGTCGTCGCCGGCGCCGTCTCGATGGAGTTCCTGAACGCCCAGGGCGCCCCCGACTCGCTCGGCGCTGCCGCTGCGGCGTTCGGCCTCGCCATCCTGGTCAGTGCCGTCCTCGGAGCGGTCAACGGCATCCTCGTCTCCGTGGTGGGACTGCAGCCGTTCATCAGCACGCTCGTCGTGATGCTGGCTGGACGCGGCCTTGCGAAGGTGATCACCGGCGGTCAGAACACGGCCGCCACCAACGAGCCCTTCCGTTGGGTGGCGAACGGCTACGTGTTCGGCCTCCCCGTGGTGTTCCTCTTCGCGATCGCGATCGTGATCGCGGTCGGCCTCCTGGTCAGAAGGAGCGCTCTCGGCCTAATGATCGAGGCGATCGGCATGGACCCGAAGGCCGCTCGCCTCGCGGGAATCAGCCGCCGTGGTCTCCTGCTCACCGCCTACGTCAGCAGCGGCATCCTGGCTGGTGTCGCGGGCGTCTTCGCGACCGCGAGCGTCATGACCGTCGACACGTCCCGCACCGGGTACCAGCTCGAGCTCGACGCGATCCTCGCCGTGGTCATCGGCGGAACCTCGCTCGCGGGAGGAAAGTTCAACATCGCCGGAGCCGCGGTCGGAGCGATCCTGATCGCGACGCTCGACAAGACGGTGGTGTTCCTCGGAGTCTCATCCTCGGCCACGCCCGCATTCAAGGCCATCGTGATCGTCGCTCTCTGCCTTCTGCAGTCCGAGCGTGTCCGCTCCGCCTTCTCCCACCGGCGCGAAACGCGCCGCCCCGCCCCGCAGAAGGAGTCGATCCCCGCATGA
- a CDS encoding ABC transporter permease subunit: MSALLTRPAPLAASERTTVRSYIGQHREKLPTLAALVIFVGMLLYGEAAYGRILQASTLSNLLVNNAHLIILAVGLTFVILTGGIDLSVGAVIAFTSVSGVLLINAGWNPWVVLLLMVLIGSAFGLVSGILIQYFNVQPFIATLAMMFLARGLASMLSTVPERLADDSPVLALATPIKLIDGPKVNDFVISPGVIIAVMVVAVAYFVLHRTRIGRTVYAMGGSEQSSALMGLPVLRTKLLIYVVSGTLAGLAGVVYTARLGSAQNITGTGWELDAIAATVIGGTLLTGGVGFVLGSVVGALVLGLMNVLITRDGGIPPEATTIITGGILLVFVLLQRAVMARSRT, encoded by the coding sequence ATGAGCGCCCTGCTGACACGCCCCGCCCCACTGGCGGCCTCCGAGCGCACGACGGTCCGGTCCTACATCGGCCAGCACCGCGAGAAGCTGCCGACCCTCGCGGCCCTGGTCATCTTCGTCGGCATGCTCCTCTATGGCGAAGCGGCCTATGGTCGCATCCTGCAGGCCAGCACGCTGTCGAACCTCCTGGTCAACAACGCGCACCTGATCATCCTCGCCGTGGGACTCACCTTCGTGATCCTGACGGGCGGGATCGACCTCTCCGTCGGTGCCGTCATCGCCTTCACCAGCGTCAGTGGCGTGCTCCTGATCAACGCCGGCTGGAACCCCTGGGTCGTCCTCCTCCTCATGGTCCTCATCGGCTCCGCGTTCGGCTTGGTGTCGGGCATCCTGATCCAGTACTTCAACGTGCAGCCGTTCATCGCGACGCTAGCGATGATGTTCCTGGCTCGGGGGCTCGCCTCGATGCTGAGCACCGTGCCGGAGCGCCTCGCAGACGACTCGCCGGTGCTCGCGCTCGCGACGCCGATCAAGCTGATCGACGGGCCGAAGGTCAACGACTTCGTCATCAGCCCGGGCGTGATCATCGCGGTGATGGTCGTGGCCGTGGCGTACTTCGTGCTGCATCGCACCCGGATCGGACGCACGGTCTACGCGATGGGCGGCTCTGAGCAGTCCTCTGCGCTGATGGGTCTGCCGGTCCTTCGGACGAAGCTGCTCATCTACGTGGTCAGCGGGACACTCGCCGGTCTCGCAGGCGTGGTGTACACCGCTCGCCTCGGCAGCGCACAGAACATCACCGGCACCGGATGGGAGCTCGACGCGATCGCGGCGACCGTCATCGGCGGGACGCTCTTGACCGGCGGCGTCGGATTCGTGCTCGGCTCCGTGGTCGGCGCCCTCGTGCTCGGTCTGATGAACGTGCTGATCACCCGTGACGGCGGCATCCCGCCCGAGGCGACCACCATCATCACCGGCGGGATCCTGCTGGTCTTCGTGCTCCTGCAGCGTGCGGTGATGGCCCGCAGTAGGACCTGA
- a CDS encoding family 43 glycosylhydrolase yields the protein MGGGTRQDGALRLDGVDDYVDLPDDLLAGITDITVEADVWIDPAQATPYFIYGLGNTASGAGNGYLFTSGDGYRTSITTGDYRSEQTVSQGRAVPRGTWAHLTYTLAGTTATIYLDGVKVGSSTVTIDPKDIGGGRATANYIGRSNYDADNRFRGQIRQFAIYDRALTSTEVLAASGNTTILADATLSGDVLKTAPIVDSGNRVVTFPVKPGVPLTSLTPTFTTAAGVTASPASGTVRDLSSPKTVVLTPSDGGPTTTWTLKAITMNSPAIPGLYADPNIAVFGDTYYVYATTDGVPGWGGNQFFVWSSKDLVDWTRSSQPILTLDGANGNVPWAVGNAWAPTIVERGGKYYFYFSGHNAALDRKTIGVAVADSPTGPFTAQPTAMITNGESVNSGQAIDPAAFTDPATGKSYLFWGNGVPLYAELSDDMLSVKSGTIKRIDGLTDFREGAFVNVRDGLYHLTYSIDDTGSENYRIGYATATSIGGPWTYRGVVLEKDASQGILATGHNSIINVPGTDDWYIAYHRFAFAGGDGTHRETTLDRVTFSPTTGLMEKVKPTLEGVSAQRVRDTSPLAASITGTAAVGSTLTAVASSPWTATAYQWKRAGTAIPGATASTYTLTASDKGTIVSVAVTAAKPQWSPSTQSAQVGPIGESAVSPIAVTASSSTRCVQGRVALSVSVTNPNPFPVKVAISTGYGTKSIAEVAAGKSAIHAFTTREVSIAGGSASVSATAFVSGKPASATAVAPYPAASCG from the coding sequence ATGGGTGGCGGCACGCGGCAGGACGGCGCCCTGCGCCTGGACGGCGTCGACGACTACGTGGACCTCCCCGACGACCTGCTCGCCGGCATCACCGACATCACGGTCGAGGCCGACGTCTGGATCGACCCCGCCCAGGCAACGCCGTACTTCATCTACGGTCTCGGCAACACCGCCTCCGGCGCGGGAAACGGCTACCTCTTCACCTCGGGTGACGGCTACCGCACCAGCATCACGACCGGCGACTACCGGTCGGAGCAGACGGTGTCGCAGGGCAGGGCCGTGCCGCGGGGCACGTGGGCGCACCTCACCTACACGCTGGCCGGCACGACGGCCACGATCTACCTCGACGGAGTGAAGGTCGGCAGCTCCACCGTGACCATCGACCCGAAGGACATCGGCGGCGGCCGGGCGACGGCCAACTACATCGGCCGCTCGAACTACGACGCCGACAACCGCTTCCGCGGCCAGATCCGCCAGTTCGCCATCTACGACCGGGCGCTCACCTCGACCGAGGTGCTCGCCGCCTCCGGCAACACGACGATCCTGGCGGACGCCACGCTCTCCGGGGACGTCCTCAAGACGGCGCCGATCGTCGACTCCGGCAACCGCGTGGTCACCTTCCCGGTGAAGCCCGGCGTGCCGCTGACCTCGCTGACCCCGACCTTCACCACCGCGGCGGGGGTCACCGCCAGCCCGGCATCCGGAACGGTCCGCGATCTGTCCAGCCCGAAGACGGTCGTGCTGACGCCGTCGGACGGCGGGCCGACGACCACCTGGACGCTGAAGGCGATCACCATGAACAGCCCGGCCATTCCGGGCCTGTACGCCGACCCCAACATCGCGGTGTTCGGCGACACCTACTACGTCTACGCGACCACCGACGGCGTCCCCGGGTGGGGCGGCAACCAGTTCTTCGTCTGGTCGTCGAAGGACCTCGTCGACTGGACCCGCTCGAGCCAGCCCATCCTCACCCTCGACGGTGCGAACGGCAACGTCCCCTGGGCCGTCGGCAACGCCTGGGCGCCGACCATCGTCGAGAGGGGCGGGAAGTACTACTTCTACTTCTCCGGCCACAACGCCGCGCTCGACCGCAAGACGATCGGCGTCGCGGTCGCCGACAGCCCGACAGGGCCGTTCACCGCGCAGCCGACGGCCATGATCACCAACGGCGAGTCCGTGAACTCCGGTCAGGCCATCGACCCGGCCGCGTTCACCGATCCGGCGACGGGGAAGTCGTACCTCTTCTGGGGCAACGGCGTCCCTCTCTACGCCGAGCTTTCGGACGACATGCTCTCGGTCAAGTCCGGGACGATCAAGCGGATCGACGGTCTCACCGACTTCCGCGAGGGCGCCTTCGTGAACGTGCGCGACGGGCTCTACCACCTGACCTACTCGATCGACGACACGGGCTCCGAGAACTACCGCATCGGCTACGCCACCGCGACGAGCATCGGCGGACCGTGGACCTACCGGGGCGTGGTCCTGGAGAAGGACGCCAGCCAGGGCATCCTCGCCACCGGACACAACTCGATCATCAACGTCCCGGGCACCGACGACTGGTACATCGCGTACCACCGCTTCGCCTTCGCCGGCGGCGACGGCACCCACCGTGAGACGACACTCGACCGGGTCACGTTCTCCCCCACGACCGGACTCATGGAGAAGGTGAAGCCCACATTGGAGGGGGTGAGCGCGCAGCGGGTGCGCGACACCTCGCCGCTCGCGGCGTCGATCACCGGCACGGCGGCGGTGGGCAGCACACTCACCGCGGTCGCCTCCTCGCCGTGGACTGCCACGGCCTACCAGTGGAAGCGCGCGGGCACGGCGATCCCCGGCGCGACCGCCTCGACCTACACGCTCACGGCCTCCGACAAGGGGACGATCGTGTCGGTCGCGGTCACGGCCGCGAAGCCGCAGTGGTCGCCCTCCACCCAGTCCGCGCAGGTCGGCCCGATCGGCGAGTCCGCCGTCTCCCCCATCGCCGTCACCGCCTCGAGCAGCACGCGCTGCGTGCAGGGGCGGGTGGCCCTTTCGGTCTCCGTCACCAACCCGAACCCCTTCCCCGTGAAGGTGGCGATCAGCACGGGCTACGGCACGAAGTCGATCGCGGAGGTCGCCGCCGGCAAGAGCGCCATCCACGCGTTCACCACCCGTGAGGTGAGCATCGCCGGCGGTTCCGCGAGCGTGTCCGCGACGGCGTTCGTCTCGGGAAAGCCCGCGTCGGCGACCGCCGTCGCCCCCTATCCCGCCGCCAGCTGCGGCTGA
- a CDS encoding WxL protein peptidoglycan domain-containing protein — protein MSPATDGAPDERSWIELDLAPGATADEEAAVRNLSDQTVTFRVDAADGYFTDTGRFNMLPSDTPSVDAGTWISAPESVTVEPGASAIVPFTVTVPEDAEPGDHAAGIAASLISTGADASGASVGVESRIGFRVMTRVTGDVAPGVAIQTVRSEYHPSWNPFRPGSITLDAEIVNTGNVRLLVGGTATAQGASAPIVAEDAARQELLPGDRRAVSISLEGVLPLFLVGAELMVTPTVVALDGAGPASMDPVTRSTTVLAVPWAQLLVLLGVALILAAVFVGRSRSRRRVAALVQQAKEEGRREAAGSGRPDDGSAAAAV, from the coding sequence GTGAGTCCGGCGACGGACGGCGCCCCCGACGAACGGTCCTGGATCGAGCTCGACCTCGCGCCCGGCGCGACCGCGGACGAGGAGGCCGCCGTCCGCAATCTCAGCGACCAGACCGTGACCTTCCGCGTCGATGCTGCCGACGGCTACTTCACCGACACGGGCCGCTTCAACATGCTCCCCTCGGACACCCCGTCCGTCGATGCCGGCACGTGGATCTCGGCTCCCGAGTCCGTGACCGTCGAGCCGGGCGCCTCCGCCATCGTCCCCTTCACCGTCACCGTCCCCGAGGACGCCGAACCGGGCGACCACGCCGCGGGCATCGCGGCCTCCCTGATCTCGACCGGCGCCGACGCCTCCGGCGCCTCCGTCGGCGTCGAGAGCCGCATCGGCTTCCGCGTCATGACGCGCGTGACCGGTGATGTCGCTCCGGGCGTCGCCATCCAGACCGTGCGCTCCGAGTACCATCCTTCGTGGAATCCCTTCCGACCCGGCTCGATCACCCTCGACGCCGAGATCGTCAACACCGGCAACGTGCGCCTGCTGGTCGGCGGGACCGCGACGGCACAGGGCGCCTCGGCCCCGATCGTCGCCGAGGACGCCGCCCGGCAGGAGCTCCTGCCGGGCGATCGCCGCGCGGTGTCGATCTCCCTCGAGGGGGTCTTGCCCCTTTTCCTGGTCGGAGCCGAACTGATGGTCACGCCGACGGTCGTCGCGCTCGATGGAGCGGGTCCCGCATCCATGGACCCGGTCACCAGGTCGACGACGGTCCTCGCCGTCCCGTGGGCGCAGCTGCTGGTCCTGCTCGGCGTCGCGCTCATCCTCGCTGCCGTCTTCGTCGGTCGCTCGCGCTCGCGTCGCCGTGTCGCCGCGCTCGTGCAGCAGGCCAAGGAGGAGGGACGGCGAGAGGCCGCCGGGAGCGGCCGCCCGGATGACGGAAGCGCCGCCGCGGCCGTCTGA
- a CDS encoding family 43 glycosylhydrolase → MPSPILSYDFASTAAAGSALAAGTGFTDSVAGRSATVRGTGATTVAGPRGGTDRALRLPGGAAGSSAAFAEIAPGLTSASTTDITMSAWLRWDGGQSCSWAYSLGQSTERYLFTTPHCGGNLIGAVKNGSEQRAADTGPAASGRWSHVAIVLRSGVSVSTYVDGRLAQTTPTSATGAATIGTATFSGLLGKSLYGPDPLFAGALDDVHVYPAALSQDQVREDAAPAASVIAASDAATATISVTEPVTGDIALPTRGAGGSVLTWTSSDPSMIGTDGTVRRPAPGSANATVRLTPTATFAGATATGTARSVTVAADTEADATARLRTALVVPPTVASGTALPTVAGYTVSWSADGADVSGGRLVNDTATDRALAVTATVKVGATTLTKTFRTTILSASTAKTVVAYTRTPTGELKANQDAVARSMHLALGASAGTANALAGNGGVLYAEGVFVGTDKVEHRAIAAPSLFTFADGTVGVLATRVRDNGAPDGTEASSALVFKATDATATDFTELGLIDLGTTGGVVSPRAVYDTDQKRYLVSWTDAAGAAKYTTVTDLARTELRAQPFWPKDGSRRSVVVTDGNRGAVLGGSPATVAGPDLSGFAGRVADALPGGALTVSASTADALTKTFGRTVNTGSSVAPQTIDQGGTAALSGVKARLSYADGSTGSLGVDWNAQQLADLATKGPGTYDLSGTVRQRQYVEPFAYNRADPTIYRYERGGKTKYLFTATDDTANDNVASQHLPIRVADSIAQLSDDAGGRGREVDLLNRTTRKDRTAEGRVIAGCYWAPEIHEIGGKLSILFAPCFNPDDDQSNQGGAWFTVQAHIMQLRDGGDPANPADWSAPRAVVRSDSSPLGRSGTGRNISLDMTYFESGGTAYYAWSQRYLDGGISDPATWIAKVDPANPTRVIGEPTPIVVPSLTFEDHLAEGAFAIQRDGRITLVYSSSGVSPKYIVGGAWAAEGSDLTDIASWTKYDAALLSSVPMPDGVVDYRTYEQGPGHGAVTQDEDGNDVYVYHTWGNGVGGDGRDTRLIRIHYAADGRPVFDVTPDEEVAPAFRSVTTKVTVRSNVTVSSAASTRCVSGKVVLSTVVKNESPAAIDVTTETAYGTKTVRAVAPGASATTATTTRAVSIAAGTVAVTASTAGSTTSTVQQSAAYAARSCR, encoded by the coding sequence GTGCCCAGCCCGATCCTCTCCTACGACTTCGCCTCGACCGCCGCAGCGGGATCCGCCCTCGCCGCGGGGACGGGCTTCACCGACTCCGTCGCTGGCCGGTCCGCCACGGTCCGCGGGACCGGCGCCACAACGGTCGCCGGCCCGCGCGGCGGTACCGACCGCGCGCTCCGCCTCCCGGGAGGCGCGGCAGGGAGCTCCGCCGCGTTCGCCGAGATCGCACCGGGTCTCACCTCGGCCTCGACGACCGACATCACGATGTCGGCCTGGTTGCGCTGGGACGGCGGTCAGAGCTGCAGCTGGGCGTACTCGCTCGGGCAGTCGACCGAGCGGTACCTCTTCACCACGCCGCACTGCGGCGGGAACCTCATCGGCGCCGTGAAGAACGGCTCCGAGCAGCGCGCGGCGGATACCGGTCCGGCGGCATCCGGTCGATGGAGCCACGTCGCCATCGTGCTCCGCAGCGGTGTCAGCGTGTCGACCTACGTCGACGGCCGGCTCGCGCAGACGACCCCGACCTCCGCCACCGGCGCGGCCACCATCGGCACCGCGACCTTCTCCGGCCTGCTGGGCAAGTCGCTCTACGGACCCGACCCCCTCTTCGCCGGCGCTCTGGATGACGTGCACGTGTACCCCGCGGCGCTCTCGCAGGACCAGGTGCGCGAGGACGCGGCTCCCGCGGCCTCCGTCATCGCGGCGTCGGACGCCGCGACGGCGACCATCTCGGTGACCGAGCCCGTCACGGGTGACATCGCCCTCCCCACGCGCGGCGCGGGCGGCTCGGTCCTCACCTGGACGAGCAGCGACCCGTCGATGATCGGCACCGACGGGACCGTGCGCCGCCCGGCACCCGGATCAGCGAACGCCACCGTGCGCCTGACGCCGACAGCGACCTTCGCCGGAGCCACCGCCACCGGCACCGCGCGCTCGGTGACCGTCGCCGCGGACACGGAGGCCGACGCGACCGCGCGCCTGCGCACGGCCCTCGTCGTCCCCCCGACCGTCGCATCCGGCACCGCGCTGCCCACCGTCGCCGGGTACACGGTGTCGTGGAGCGCCGACGGCGCCGACGTGTCCGGTGGACGCCTCGTCAACGACACGGCGACCGACAGGGCGCTTGCGGTCACCGCGACTGTCAAGGTCGGCGCCACCACGCTGACGAAGACGTTCCGAACCACGATCCTCAGCGCCAGCACGGCCAAGACCGTCGTCGCCTACACCCGCACGCCCACGGGCGAGCTCAAGGCCAACCAGGACGCGGTCGCCCGCAGCATGCACCTGGCCCTGGGTGCATCCGCCGGCACCGCGAACGCGTTGGCCGGCAATGGCGGCGTCCTCTATGCAGAGGGCGTCTTCGTCGGGACCGACAAGGTGGAACACCGCGCCATCGCCGCGCCGTCGCTGTTCACCTTCGCCGACGGGACCGTCGGCGTGCTCGCCACCCGCGTCCGGGACAACGGCGCCCCCGACGGCACCGAGGCCTCGAGCGCGCTCGTGTTCAAGGCCACCGACGCCACCGCGACGGACTTCACCGAGCTCGGCCTGATCGACCTCGGCACCACCGGGGGCGTCGTCTCGCCCCGCGCGGTGTACGACACCGACCAGAAGCGCTACCTGGTCTCGTGGACGGACGCGGCCGGAGCCGCGAAGTACACGACCGTCACGGATCTCGCCCGCACCGAGCTCCGCGCCCAGCCCTTCTGGCCGAAGGACGGCAGCCGCAGGAGCGTCGTCGTGACCGACGGGAACCGCGGCGCGGTCCTCGGCGGAAGCCCCGCCACTGTCGCGGGCCCCGACCTCTCCGGATTCGCCGGGCGGGTCGCCGACGCCCTCCCGGGCGGCGCGCTGACGGTCTCGGCCTCGACGGCCGACGCGCTGACGAAGACGTTCGGCCGCACGGTCAACACCGGCTCTTCGGTCGCTCCGCAGACGATCGACCAGGGGGGCACCGCCGCCCTATCCGGCGTGAAGGCCCGGCTGTCCTACGCCGACGGGTCGACCGGCAGCCTCGGCGTCGACTGGAACGCGCAGCAGCTCGCCGACCTCGCCACCAAGGGGCCGGGCACGTACGACCTCTCCGGCACCGTCCGCCAGCGGCAGTACGTCGAGCCGTTCGCCTACAACCGCGCCGACCCGACCATCTACCGGTACGAGCGCGGCGGCAAGACGAAGTACCTCTTCACCGCGACCGACGACACGGCCAACGACAACGTCGCCTCCCAGCACCTCCCGATCCGGGTGGCGGACTCCATCGCCCAGCTCAGCGACGACGCCGGCGGCCGCGGCCGCGAGGTCGACCTGCTCAACCGCACGACGCGGAAGGACCGCACCGCCGAGGGCAGGGTGATCGCGGGCTGCTACTGGGCCCCCGAGATCCACGAGATCGGCGGCAAGCTCTCCATCCTGTTCGCCCCGTGCTTCAACCCCGACGACGACCAGTCGAACCAGGGCGGCGCGTGGTTCACCGTGCAGGCGCACATCATGCAGCTGCGCGACGGCGGCGACCCCGCGAACCCCGCGGACTGGTCGGCGCCCCGCGCGGTGGTGAGGAGCGACTCGAGCCCGCTCGGCCGCAGCGGCACGGGACGCAACATCAGCCTCGACATGACCTACTTCGAGTCCGGCGGGACCGCGTACTACGCGTGGTCACAGCGGTACCTCGACGGCGGCATCAGCGATCCCGCGACCTGGATCGCCAAGGTGGACCCGGCGAACCCCACTCGCGTGATCGGCGAGCCCACCCCGATCGTCGTCCCCTCGCTGACGTTCGAGGACCATCTCGCCGAGGGCGCGTTCGCCATCCAGCGCGACGGGCGGATCACCCTCGTGTACTCCAGCAGCGGCGTCAGCCCGAAGTACATCGTGGGCGGAGCCTGGGCCGCGGAGGGGAGCGACCTGACCGACATCGCGAGCTGGACCAAGTACGACGCTGCGCTGCTGTCGAGCGTCCCCATGCCCGACGGCGTCGTCGACTACCGCACCTACGAGCAGGGGCCCGGCCACGGCGCCGTCACGCAGGACGAGGACGGCAACGACGTGTACGTGTACCACACGTGGGGCAACGGGGTCGGTGGGGACGGACGCGACACCCGGCTGATCCGCATCCACTACGCCGCCGACGGCCGACCGGTGTTCGACGTCACCCCCGACGAGGAGGTCGCGCCGGCCTTCCGGTCCGTCACGACCAAGGTGACCGTCCGATCGAACGTGACCGTCTCCTCGGCCGCCTCGACGCGGTGCGTCAGCGGCAAGGTCGTGCTGAGCACCGTGGTGAAGAACGAGAGCCCCGCCGCGATCGACGTCACCACCGAGACCGCCTACGGCACGAAGACCGTGAGGGCTGTCGCTCCCGGAGCGTCGGCGACGACCGCCACCACCACGCGGGCGGTCTCCATCGCGGCAGGGACCGTCGCGGTCACCGCATCGACCGCGGGAAGCACGACGAGCACCGTGCAGCAGAGCGCCGCCTACGCCGCGCGCAGCTGCCGCTGA